A window of the Cicer arietinum cultivar CDC Frontier isolate Library 1 chromosome 6, Cicar.CDCFrontier_v2.0, whole genome shotgun sequence genome harbors these coding sequences:
- the LOC101491698 gene encoding transcription factor MYB14-like, with protein MVRAPYFDENGIKKGAWSEEEDHKLIAYIERHGHPNWRQLPKYAGLSRCGKSCRLRWMNYLRPNLKRGKYTPMEEQMIMELHKKHGNKWSMIAENLVGRTDNEIKNYWHSHLKRFSKHNETNFGEETEKTKKICDSVSGDSHHILESSLSMSSEISYTTTQGNSPSISSEFNHVVESNVNLYRKEDSVASWETLDGFSNNFWTEPFVLESALSQDCFPISFYCGVEAEDPFFYETLKLKFD; from the exons ATGGTAAGAGCTCCTTATTTTGACGAAAATGGAATAAAGAAAGGTGCATGGagtgaagaagaagatcataaGCTTATTGCTTACATTGAGAGACACGGTCATCCTAATTGGCGTCAACTTCCTAAGTATGCAG GTTTGTCAAGATGTGGAAAGAGTTGTAGGCTCCGTTGGATGAATTACCTGCGGCCAAATCTAAAACGAGGGAAGTATACACCGATGGAAGAACAAATGATCATGGAATTGCATAAAAAGCATGGAAATAA ATGGTCTATGATTGCTGAAAATCTAGTTGGAAGAACGGACAACGAGATAAAGAATTATTGGCATAGTCACCTAAAAAGATTCTCAAAGCACAATGAGACCAACTTTGGTGAGGAGACTGAAAAGACAAAAAAGATATGTGATAGTGTTAGTGGTGATTCCCACCACATTTTGGAAAGTTCACTTTCAATGTCCTCTGAAATTTCCTACACAACTACTCAAGGAAACTCTCCATCAATTTCATCAGAATTTAATCACGTAGTGGAATCAAACGTGAACTTGTATAGAAAAGAAGATAGCGTTGCTTCGTGGGAAACATTGGATGGATTTAGCAACAATTTTTGGACAGAACCGTTTGTTTTAGAAAGTGCTTTGAGTCAGGATTGCTTTCCCATTTCATTTTATTGTGGAGTAGAGGCAGAAGATCCTTTTTTTTATGAGAcacttaaattaaaatttgattaa